Proteins encoded within one genomic window of Oncorhynchus masou masou isolate Uvic2021 chromosome 1, UVic_Omas_1.1, whole genome shotgun sequence:
- the LOC135541717 gene encoding drebrin-like protein B isoform X2, producing MAVNLSKNGIALTNAYKEVVDEKSNTNWALYTYEGNTNDIRLAEKGDGGLEELVEELSSGKIMYAFCRVQDPNSGLCKYVLINWTGEGVKDARKGLCANHVSSMANFLKGAHVTINARAEEDVEPEAIMQKVGKASGANYSFHKESNKFRDAGPQGPVGSVYQKTNAMSEIKRTNKDNFWAQAEKDEEKRRQEERCKADEERQKLEKDRKDREAKEATLREKRDKERASMIDQQKKYQQQQEAESREDEKQQWEEQEKDFQATQKKGMKRGESVEKANEAANLISQRSMNPREMFKQKEKGMDTPAHTTSSPQPVKAPAPPTQHNHPTEPAQNDLYEEPPQVEENTFEVPAGEKTDRGVCARALYDYQAADDTEISFDPDDIITGIEMIDEGWWRGYSPDGHFGMFPANYVEVI from the exons ATGGCAGTGAACCTAAGCAAAAACGGCATTGCCCTGACAAATGCCTACAAGGAGGTGGTAGATGAGAAATCCAACACCAATTG GGCATTGTACACCTACGAGGGGAACACTAATGATATCCGATTGGCAGAGAAGGGAG ATGGTGGACTGGAGGAACTGGTGGAGGAACTTAGCAGCGGGAAAATTATGTACGCGTTCTGTCGTGTCCAGGACCCAAACTCTGGCCTGTGCAAATACGTCCTCATCAACTGG ACTGGAGAAGGTGTGAAAGATGCCCGGAAAGGACTATGTGCCAATCATGTCAGCTCCATGGCAAATTTTCTCAAG GGCGCCCATGTCACAATAAATGCCCGTGCAGAGGAGGATGTGGAACCTGAGGCTATTATGCAAAAGGTGGGCAAGGCCTCGGGGGCCAACTACAGCTTCCACAAAGAGTCCAACAAGTTCCGAGACGCTGGTCCCCAGGGACCTGTG GGCTCTGTCTATCAGAAGACCAACGCTATGTCTGAAATCAAACGCACCAATAAAGACAACTTCTGGGCGCAGGCAGAG AAAGATGAGGAGAAGCGGCGACAGGAGGAGCGCTGCAAGGCAGACGAGGAGCGCCAGAAGCTGGAGAAAGACAGGAAGGATCGAGAGGCCAAGGAGGCAactctcagagagaagagagacaaggAAAGGGCCTCTATGATCGACCAGCAGAA GAAGTACCAGCAGCAGCAGGAAGCTGAGAGCAGAGAAGATGAGAAACAACAATGG gaggagcaggagaaggacTTCCAGGCAACTCAGAAGAAAGGGATGAAGCGTGGTGAATCTGTGGAGAAAGCCAAT GAGGCAGCCAATCTGATCTCACAGCGCTCTATGAACCCCAGAGAGATGTTCAAGCAGAAAGAGAAGGGCATGGACACCCCTGCCCACACCACTTCCAGCCcccagccag TGAAGGCACCAGCTCCTCCCACTCAGCACAACCATCCCACAGAGCCAGCCCAAAATGATCTCTATGAGGAGCCCCCACAG GTGGAAGAGAACACATTTGAGGTGCCTGCAGGGGAGAAGACGGACCGAGGTGTCTGTGCCAGGGCTCTATACGACTACCAGGCTG CTGATGACACAGAGATCTCCTTCGATCCTGATGACATCATCACTGGCATCGAGATGATTGACGAGGGCTGGTGGCGGGGCTACAGCCCAGACGGGCATTTTGGAATGTTCCCAGCCAATTACGTGGAGGTTATTTAG
- the LOC135541717 gene encoding drebrin-like protein B isoform X1, whose amino-acid sequence MAVNLSKNGIALTNAYKEVVDEKSNTNWALYTYEGNTNDIRLAEKGDGGLEELVEELSSGKIMYAFCRVQDPNSGLCKYVLINWTGEGVKDARKGLCANHVSSMANFLKGAHVTINARAEEDVEPEAIMQKVGKASGANYSFHKESNKFRDAGPQGPVGSVYQKTNAMSEIKRTNKDNFWAQAEKDEEKRRQEERCKADEERQKLEKDRKDREAKEATLREKRDKERASMIDQQKKYQQQQEAESREDEKQQWEEQEKDFQATQKKGMKRGESVEKANEAANLISQRSMNPREMFKQKEKGMDTPAHTTSSPQPEPSVDELVVDESSQSECLDEQDATPVQDAVPEEQWQDEVKAPAPPTQHNHPTEPAQNDLYEEPPQVEENTFEVPAGEKTDRGVCARALYDYQAADDTEISFDPDDIITGIEMIDEGWWRGYSPDGHFGMFPANYVEVI is encoded by the exons ATGGCAGTGAACCTAAGCAAAAACGGCATTGCCCTGACAAATGCCTACAAGGAGGTGGTAGATGAGAAATCCAACACCAATTG GGCATTGTACACCTACGAGGGGAACACTAATGATATCCGATTGGCAGAGAAGGGAG ATGGTGGACTGGAGGAACTGGTGGAGGAACTTAGCAGCGGGAAAATTATGTACGCGTTCTGTCGTGTCCAGGACCCAAACTCTGGCCTGTGCAAATACGTCCTCATCAACTGG ACTGGAGAAGGTGTGAAAGATGCCCGGAAAGGACTATGTGCCAATCATGTCAGCTCCATGGCAAATTTTCTCAAG GGCGCCCATGTCACAATAAATGCCCGTGCAGAGGAGGATGTGGAACCTGAGGCTATTATGCAAAAGGTGGGCAAGGCCTCGGGGGCCAACTACAGCTTCCACAAAGAGTCCAACAAGTTCCGAGACGCTGGTCCCCAGGGACCTGTG GGCTCTGTCTATCAGAAGACCAACGCTATGTCTGAAATCAAACGCACCAATAAAGACAACTTCTGGGCGCAGGCAGAG AAAGATGAGGAGAAGCGGCGACAGGAGGAGCGCTGCAAGGCAGACGAGGAGCGCCAGAAGCTGGAGAAAGACAGGAAGGATCGAGAGGCCAAGGAGGCAactctcagagagaagagagacaaggAAAGGGCCTCTATGATCGACCAGCAGAA GAAGTACCAGCAGCAGCAGGAAGCTGAGAGCAGAGAAGATGAGAAACAACAATGG gaggagcaggagaaggacTTCCAGGCAACTCAGAAGAAAGGGATGAAGCGTGGTGAATCTGTGGAGAAAGCCAAT GAGGCAGCCAATCTGATCTCACAGCGCTCTATGAACCCCAGAGAGATGTTCAAGCAGAAAGAGAAGGGCATGGACACCCCTGCCCACACCACTTCCAGCCcccagccag AACCCAGTGTGGATGAGCTCGTTGTGGATGAGTCATCCCAGTCTGAGTGCTTGGATGAGCAGGATGCAACCCCTGTTCAGGATGCAGTCCCTGAGGAACAGTGGCAAGATGAAG TGAAGGCACCAGCTCCTCCCACTCAGCACAACCATCCCACAGAGCCAGCCCAAAATGATCTCTATGAGGAGCCCCCACAG GTGGAAGAGAACACATTTGAGGTGCCTGCAGGGGAGAAGACGGACCGAGGTGTCTGTGCCAGGGCTCTATACGACTACCAGGCTG CTGATGACACAGAGATCTCCTTCGATCCTGATGACATCATCACTGGCATCGAGATGATTGACGAGGGCTGGTGGCGGGGCTACAGCCCAGACGGGCATTTTGGAATGTTCCCAGCCAATTACGTGGAGGTTATTTAG
- the LOC135541725 gene encoding ubiquitin-conjugating enzyme E2 D4 translates to MALKRIQKELTDLQRDPPAQCSAGPVGDDLFHWQATIMGPNDSPYQGGVFFLTIHFPTDYPFKPPKVAFTTKIYHPNINSNGSICLDILRSQWSPALTVSKVLLSICSLLCDPNPDDPLVPEIAHTYKADREKYNRLAREWTQKYAM, encoded by the exons GAACTGACAGATTTGCAGAGGGATCCGCCTGCACAGTGCTCAGCGGGACCAGTTGGAGATGATT TGTTTCACTGGCAGGCGACAATAATGGGTCCG AATGACAGTCCTTATCAGGGAGGGGTGTTCTTTTTGACTATACACTTCCCTACAGATTACCCATTCAAACCACCaaag GTTGCGTTCACGACAAAGATCTACCACCCCAATATCAACAGTAATGGAAGCATTTGTCTGGATATTTTGAGATCTCAATGGTCGCCTGCACTCACTGTATCAAAAG TTCTCTTGTCAATCTGCTCTCTGCTTTGCGATCCGAACCCAGATGACCCTCTTGTACCAGAGATTGCACACACCTACAAAGCTGACAGGGAAAA GTACAACAGACTAGCAAGAGAATGGACACAGAAGTATGCAATGTGA